A genome region from Marinobacter panjinensis includes the following:
- the hisB gene encoding imidazoleglycerol-phosphate dehydratase HisB, translated as MAERKARVERNTLETQITVEIDLDGTGKSSFDTGVPFLEHMMDQIARHGLVDLNIVSKGDLHIDDHHTVEDIGITLGQAFKQAVGDKKGIRRYGHAYVPLDEALSRVVIDLSGRPGLLMDVPYTRGAVGGFDVDLFAEFFQGFVNHSMVTLHIDNLKGKNTHHQIETVFKAFGRALRMAIEMDERMAGITPSTKGSL; from the coding sequence ATGGCCGAACGCAAGGCTCGGGTAGAACGAAATACCCTGGAAACACAGATCACCGTTGAAATCGATCTCGATGGTACCGGCAAGTCCAGTTTTGACACCGGCGTGCCTTTTCTCGAGCACATGATGGACCAGATCGCCCGCCATGGGCTGGTGGACCTGAACATTGTCTCCAAGGGTGACCTGCACATAGATGACCACCACACTGTGGAAGACATCGGCATCACCCTGGGCCAGGCGTTCAAGCAGGCGGTGGGCGACAAGAAAGGTATCCGCCGGTATGGCCATGCCTACGTGCCACTGGACGAAGCGCTGTCCCGCGTGGTGATCGACCTGTCCGGCCGTCCCGGCCTGCTGATGGATGTGCCTTACACCCGCGGCGCTGTCGGGGGCTTTGATGTGGACCTGTTTGCGGAGTTCTTTCAGGGCTTTGTGAACCACTCCATGGTGACCCTGCACATCGACAATCTGAAGGGCAAGAACACCCACCACCAGATTGAAACCGTGTTCAAGGCCTTCGGTCGCGCCCTGCGCATGGCTATTGAAATGGACGAGCGCATGGCGGGTATCACTCCGTCCACCAAGGGATCGCTGTAA
- a CDS encoding SRPBCC family protein, with amino-acid sequence MAITVSIELNRELDLPAGYDKVFELLADVPESASHFPKVHKLVDLGDNTYRWEMEKVGVDKHAIQSVYACKYYPDKDNGKITWEPVKGEGNGVVKGSWTLKAKDDNTTSVKFQTSAELTVPLPSLLKLAISPVIKHEFNSLVDTYMSNLKKAF; translated from the coding sequence GTGGCTATAACTGTCTCTATTGAGCTGAACCGTGAGTTAGATCTGCCAGCCGGATATGACAAGGTTTTTGAACTTCTGGCAGATGTACCGGAGTCAGCCAGCCATTTCCCCAAGGTGCATAAACTGGTGGATCTGGGTGACAACACCTATCGCTGGGAAATGGAAAAAGTAGGGGTGGACAAGCATGCCATCCAATCGGTTTACGCCTGCAAGTATTACCCGGACAAGGACAACGGCAAAATCACCTGGGAGCCGGTGAAAGGTGAGGGCAATGGCGTGGTAAAAGGCTCCTGGACCCTCAAGGCAAAAGACGACAACACCACTTCGGTGAAATTCCAGACCAGCGCCGAGCTGACCGTGCCACTGCCGAGCCTGCTGAAACTGGCGATCAGCCCGGTGATCAAGCATGAGTTCAACAGCCTGGTGGACACCTACATGAGTAACCTGAAAAAAGCCTTCTGA
- the hisA gene encoding 1-(5-phosphoribosyl)-5-[(5-phosphoribosylamino)methylideneamino]imidazole-4-carboxamide isomerase has protein sequence MLIIPAIDLKDGKCVRLRQGRMDDSTVFGDDPVDMATRWVDAGARRLHLVDLNGAFAGEPVNGEIVQAIARKYPDLPIQIGGGIRSAETIEAYLKAGVQWVIIGTKAVKEPEFVTEMCKKFPGHIIVGLDAKDGRVATDGWAEVSEVMATDLAKRFANDGVDAIVYTDISRDGMMQGVNVEATAALAEDGGIPVIASGGVTNMDDLKRLATVADKGILGAITGRAIYEGTLDVAEAQAFCDSLKG, from the coding sequence ATGCTGATTATCCCGGCCATAGACCTCAAAGACGGCAAGTGCGTAAGACTGCGCCAGGGCCGCATGGACGACTCCACCGTGTTCGGTGACGACCCCGTTGATATGGCAACCCGCTGGGTCGATGCCGGCGCCCGCCGCCTGCACCTGGTGGACCTGAACGGCGCCTTCGCCGGCGAACCCGTCAATGGCGAAATCGTCCAGGCCATTGCCCGCAAGTATCCGGATCTGCCCATCCAGATTGGTGGCGGCATCCGCTCTGCTGAAACGATTGAGGCCTATCTCAAAGCCGGCGTACAGTGGGTAATCATCGGCACCAAGGCCGTCAAGGAGCCAGAGTTCGTCACTGAAATGTGCAAGAAATTTCCGGGCCATATCATCGTTGGTCTTGATGCCAAAGACGGCCGCGTTGCCACCGATGGCTGGGCGGAAGTCTCCGAAGTCATGGCTACCGATCTGGCCAAACGCTTCGCCAACGACGGCGTGGATGCAATTGTTTACACTGATATCAGCCGTGATGGCATGATGCAGGGTGTCAATGTGGAAGCTACGGCGGCGCTGGCGGAAGACGGCGGCATCCCCGTCATCGCCTCCGGCGGCGTGACTAATATGGACGACCTCAAGCGCCTGGCAACGGTAGCCGACAAAGGAATACTTGGTGCCATCACCGGCCGTGCCATCTACGAAGGTACGCTCGATGTGGCCGAAGCCCAGGCCTTCTGTGACAGCCTGAAGGGGTAA
- a CDS encoding divergent polysaccharide deacetylase family protein codes for MKVPAWLMAAIAILAVSSPASSGEGRDSTQQVPPTIAIIIDDMGHNLAEGRRLIGLEQPITLAFLPYRRHTTELAEHAHRKQKEIMLHAPMANTRNIGLGPGGLSPGMGKDSMATTLRRALQSIPHVRGVNNHMGSLLTQQLEAMDWIMSELDHYPVYFVDSRTIASSIAGEVAAAYRIPTLTRDVFLDHEQTEEYVDKQFRLLIKRAKENGSAVGIGHPHKVTVDYLEKHLPELDEEGIAIATVSGVWAMRNGNRQMFAEGEKRQIRPALAKQE; via the coding sequence TTGAAAGTACCAGCTTGGCTGATGGCCGCCATCGCCATCCTCGCGGTGTCGTCACCGGCCAGTTCCGGGGAAGGGCGGGACAGTACGCAGCAGGTTCCACCCACCATCGCCATCATCATCGATGACATGGGGCACAACCTCGCAGAGGGCCGAAGGCTGATCGGGCTGGAGCAGCCCATCACCCTGGCCTTCCTGCCCTACCGAAGACATACAACGGAACTGGCGGAGCATGCTCACCGAAAGCAGAAAGAAATCATGCTTCACGCTCCCATGGCCAACACCCGCAATATCGGCCTTGGCCCCGGCGGGCTGAGCCCGGGCATGGGCAAAGACAGCATGGCAACCACCCTGCGCCGCGCCTTACAGTCCATTCCTCACGTGCGTGGCGTGAACAATCACATGGGCAGCCTGCTCACTCAGCAACTCGAAGCTATGGACTGGATAATGTCGGAGCTGGATCACTACCCGGTCTACTTTGTCGACAGCCGCACCATCGCCTCGTCCATCGCCGGCGAAGTAGCCGCCGCCTACCGCATCCCGACCCTCACCCGCGATGTCTTTCTTGACCATGAGCAGACCGAAGAGTACGTGGACAAACAGTTCCGGTTGCTGATCAAGAGAGCAAAAGAGAACGGCAGCGCCGTCGGAATCGGCCATCCGCACAAAGTTACCGTGGATTACCTGGAAAAGCATTTGCCGGAACTGGATGAGGAGGGCATAGCCATCGCCACCGTCAGCGGCGTGTGGGCCATGAGGAACGGTAATCGGCAGATGTTCGCGGAAGGAGAAAAGCGGCAGATTCGGCCGGCGTTGGCGAAGCAGGAGTAA
- a CDS encoding S41 family peptidase, producing the protein MRRVRRFNHAPTMSALALASCLTALPGLIHAQEADEETRRLLEGIQHGEQVEIELPDPEEQLPLDDLRKFAEVFGRIKDAYVEEVDDRKLLESAIKGMLSDLDPHSTYLAPKDYEQLEESTSGEFGGLGIEVGMEDGFVKVISPIDDTPAQKAGVQAGDLIVKLGDQPVKGMSLEEAVKLMRGKPGTVLTLTIVREGESAPIEIDVERAIIKVTSIKSRIIENGYGYVRITQFQADTGAQFTTALENLEKEHGSDLDGLVIDLRNNPGGILQAAVEAADALLDEGLIVYTEGRIQSSRLRFNAKPGNVMPNTAIVVLINGGSASASEILAGALQDHERAVVMGTQSFGKGSVQTVIPLDETHAIKMTTARYYTPDGRSIQAKGIKPDIEVKPAELTELDSQPFFTEADLSGHLEGQDEGQEASEEDGQASPASRDFQLRSALNLLKGLSILNKRNKTEQESAD; encoded by the coding sequence ATGAGACGGGTAAGACGTTTTAACCACGCCCCAACCATGAGCGCACTCGCCCTTGCCTCTTGTCTGACCGCCCTTCCCGGCCTGATTCACGCCCAGGAAGCCGATGAAGAGACCCGGCGGCTGCTGGAGGGCATCCAGCATGGCGAACAGGTTGAAATAGAACTTCCCGACCCGGAAGAGCAACTGCCCCTTGACGACCTCCGCAAGTTTGCTGAAGTGTTTGGCCGCATCAAGGATGCCTACGTAGAAGAAGTGGATGATCGCAAGCTCCTGGAGAGCGCCATCAAAGGCATGCTGTCCGATCTTGACCCTCACTCCACGTACCTTGCCCCGAAAGACTACGAGCAACTGGAGGAAAGCACCTCCGGGGAGTTTGGTGGCCTGGGTATTGAAGTCGGCATGGAAGACGGTTTCGTGAAGGTCATTTCCCCCATTGACGATACACCTGCCCAGAAAGCCGGTGTGCAGGCGGGCGACCTGATCGTCAAACTGGGGGACCAGCCGGTCAAGGGCATGTCTCTGGAAGAAGCCGTCAAGCTGATGCGCGGCAAACCCGGCACCGTGCTCACACTCACAATCGTCCGAGAAGGCGAATCCGCACCCATCGAAATCGATGTGGAACGCGCCATCATCAAAGTTACCAGCATCAAGTCCCGCATCATTGAAAACGGCTACGGTTATGTCCGGATTACCCAGTTCCAGGCCGATACCGGTGCACAGTTCACTACGGCGCTTGAAAACCTTGAAAAGGAACACGGCAGTGACCTGGATGGCCTGGTAATCGACCTGCGTAACAACCCGGGCGGCATCCTGCAAGCTGCGGTTGAAGCGGCAGACGCGCTGCTTGACGAAGGCTTGATTGTTTACACCGAAGGACGGATCCAGAGCTCGCGCCTGCGTTTCAATGCCAAGCCAGGCAATGTGATGCCGAATACCGCCATTGTGGTTCTGATCAACGGTGGCTCCGCGTCTGCCTCGGAAATCCTTGCGGGCGCGCTGCAGGATCATGAGCGAGCGGTCGTCATGGGTACCCAGTCGTTCGGCAAGGGTAGCGTGCAGACGGTGATCCCCCTGGATGAGACCCATGCCATCAAAATGACAACCGCCCGGTATTACACTCCGGATGGTCGCTCCATCCAGGCCAAGGGCATCAAGCCGGATATTGAAGTGAAGCCGGCTGAGCTGACGGAACTGGATAGCCAGCCGTTCTTCACAGAGGCGGACCTGAGCGGCCATCTTGAAGGTCAGGATGAGGGACAGGAGGCGAGCGAAGAGGATGGACAAGCTTCACCGGCAAGCAGGGACTTTCAGCTACGCTCGGCATTGAACCTGCTGAAGGGCCTGAGCATTCTCAATAAGCGCAACAAGACAGAACAGGAAAGCGCGGATTGA
- a CDS encoding murein hydrolase activator EnvC family protein, whose product MIARLWLVLTLLAAVPPALADQQVTPGQIKALREEIADIDDWLADAEEDRSSLERQLSGLEQEIGQLTRERRELREQAREQQQRLNQLGEEEAELTRTLESQRDSLKKQIRAAWMEGDAPAVKVLLNEIDPDKIARTMTYYEYLSRDTIDRLEAFAANLRQLKETQKQVKAGRLRLAELEQNVADRQQKLNNSKSEREQTLAALKADISDRRNERQELEADRNRLEKLLKEVEEAIANIPTPNESDPFGSLRNKLPWPADGKIASSFGDSYAGGKLSFNGLLINTDEASDVKAVHYGRVVFANWLRGFGLMTILDHGDGYMTLYGHSSSLYTSPGDWVEAGEAIAQAGRTGGTDDPAVYFEIRHNGKPDNPRRWLGNR is encoded by the coding sequence TTGATTGCGCGTCTGTGGCTGGTGCTGACACTGCTTGCAGCTGTCCCACCGGCACTGGCAGATCAACAGGTCACGCCTGGCCAGATCAAAGCACTCAGGGAAGAGATCGCCGACATCGACGATTGGCTGGCCGATGCGGAAGAGGATCGCTCGTCACTTGAGCGTCAGCTCTCGGGGCTGGAACAGGAGATAGGTCAACTTACCCGCGAACGCAGGGAATTGCGCGAACAGGCCCGGGAGCAGCAACAGCGCCTCAACCAGCTGGGCGAGGAAGAAGCTGAACTGACCCGCACACTGGAAAGCCAGCGCGACAGCCTGAAAAAACAGATCCGTGCCGCCTGGATGGAGGGCGACGCGCCTGCCGTAAAAGTCCTGCTCAATGAGATTGACCCGGACAAGATCGCCCGCACCATGACCTACTACGAATACCTCAGCCGCGACACCATCGACCGGCTGGAGGCGTTCGCCGCCAACCTTCGCCAGCTGAAAGAAACGCAGAAGCAGGTCAAGGCGGGCCGACTGCGACTGGCTGAGCTTGAGCAGAATGTTGCCGACCGCCAGCAGAAACTGAACAATAGCAAAAGCGAACGGGAACAGACTCTGGCAGCCCTCAAGGCAGACATCAGTGACCGCAGAAATGAACGCCAGGAGCTGGAAGCGGACCGCAACCGGCTGGAAAAACTGTTAAAAGAGGTGGAAGAGGCGATAGCCAACATTCCCACGCCCAACGAGTCAGATCCATTCGGATCGCTCAGAAACAAACTGCCCTGGCCAGCAGACGGCAAGATTGCCAGCAGTTTCGGGGACAGCTATGCCGGTGGCAAGCTGAGCTTCAACGGCCTGCTGATCAATACCGATGAGGCAAGCGACGTCAAAGCGGTTCACTACGGCCGCGTTGTCTTTGCCAACTGGCTCAGAGGGTTTGGCCTGATGACCATCCTGGATCACGGTGACGGCTACATGACCCTCTACGGCCATAGCAGCAGCCTTTACACCAGCCCCGGGGACTGGGTGGAAGCTGGCGAGGCCATTGCCCAGGCAGGTCGCACCGGTGGCACTGACGATCCGGCCGTATACTTCGAAATTCGCCACAACGGCAAACCGGACAACCCGCGGCGCTGGCTCGGCAACCGCTGA
- the gpmM gene encoding 2,3-bisphosphoglycerate-independent phosphoglycerate mutase, translating to MTATRKPTALIILDGWGHRDPADDNAISNANTPFWDKLWKNQPKTLINTSGMFVGLPQGQMGNSEVGHMNLGAGRVVYQSLTRIDKDVEEGTFTQNPTLCAAMDKAINNGRAIHLMGLLSPGGVHSHEDHILAAAEMAAERGAKEVYIHAFLDGRDMPPRSAKASLEKAATKLKNLGVGRVASIIGRYYAMDRDNRWDRVEQAYNAMTLGEAEFTVADPVTALEQAYERGENDEFVKATHIKASGDTEGTINDGDTVIFMNFRADRAREMTRCFVEKDFEGFERRKHPELADFVMLTEYAADIKASCAYPPEQLTNGLGEYVSNQGKTQLRIAETEKYAHVTFFFNGGMETPFEGEDRILVPSPKVATYDLQPEMSAPEVTDKLVEAIKSGKYDLVVCNYANGDMVGHTGKLDAAIKAAECIDQCVSRVAEALEEVGGEALITADHGNCEQMTDPSSGQVHTAHTIGPVPLVYVGPRKVTLKDDGNLSDVAPTLLSLMGLEQPAEMSGHSLVEID from the coding sequence ATGACTGCCACGCGTAAGCCTACTGCACTGATTATTCTTGACGGCTGGGGTCACCGTGACCCGGCTGACGATAATGCCATCAGCAACGCCAATACGCCATTCTGGGATAAGCTCTGGAAAAATCAGCCAAAAACACTGATCAACACTTCCGGAATGTTCGTTGGCCTGCCCCAGGGACAGATGGGCAATTCCGAAGTCGGCCACATGAATCTTGGCGCAGGACGGGTGGTTTATCAAAGTCTCACACGCATCGACAAAGACGTGGAAGAAGGTACTTTTACGCAAAACCCAACTCTATGCGCCGCCATGGACAAGGCCATCAACAATGGTCGTGCCATTCACCTGATGGGGCTGCTATCCCCCGGCGGTGTGCACAGCCATGAGGATCACATCCTGGCTGCCGCTGAAATGGCTGCCGAGCGGGGCGCAAAAGAAGTCTACATCCATGCCTTCCTTGATGGCCGCGACATGCCGCCCCGCAGCGCCAAAGCCTCTCTGGAAAAAGCCGCCACCAAACTGAAGAACCTTGGTGTTGGCCGGGTAGCCTCCATAATCGGCCGTTACTATGCAATGGACCGGGATAACCGCTGGGACCGGGTTGAACAAGCCTACAATGCCATGACCCTGGGAGAGGCCGAGTTCACCGTAGCCGACCCGGTGACCGCTCTGGAACAGGCCTATGAACGGGGCGAGAATGACGAGTTCGTCAAGGCGACTCACATCAAGGCCAGCGGCGACACGGAAGGCACCATCAACGATGGCGATACCGTGATATTCATGAACTTCCGTGCTGACCGTGCCCGGGAAATGACACGTTGCTTTGTGGAAAAGGACTTCGAGGGCTTTGAACGCCGCAAACATCCGGAGCTGGCCGACTTTGTCATGCTCACGGAATACGCCGCCGACATCAAAGCCTCCTGCGCCTATCCGCCGGAGCAATTGACCAACGGCCTGGGCGAGTATGTATCCAACCAGGGCAAGACCCAACTGCGAATTGCCGAGACCGAGAAATACGCCCACGTTACCTTCTTCTTCAATGGCGGCATGGAAACCCCGTTCGAAGGTGAGGATCGCATTCTGGTGCCGTCACCCAAAGTCGCCACCTACGACCTGCAGCCAGAGATGAGCGCACCGGAAGTGACCGACAAACTGGTGGAAGCCATCAAGAGTGGCAAGTACGACCTGGTGGTGTGCAACTACGCCAATGGCGACATGGTTGGACATACCGGCAAGCTGGATGCCGCTATCAAGGCCGCTGAGTGTATTGACCAGTGCGTCTCCCGTGTCGCCGAAGCGCTTGAGGAAGTTGGTGGTGAGGCGCTGATTACGGCTGATCATGGCAACTGTGAGCAAATGACCGACCCCAGTTCTGGCCAGGTTCATACTGCTCATACTATTGGTCCGGTACCACTGGTCTATGTAGGCCCCCGCAAGGTTACCCTCAAAGATGATGGCAACCTGAGCGATGTGGCACCTACCCTGTTAAGCCTGATGGGCCTTGAGCAACCGGCCGAAATGTCAGGCCACAGCCTGGTGGAGATCGATTGA
- the hisH gene encoding imidazole glycerol phosphate synthase subunit HisH, with translation MKTVAIIDYGMGNLHSVSKAVEHVAPGTRVLVTDNAEQIRSADRVILPGVGAIRDCMAEIRRLGIDELVREVSVDRPLLGICVGMQALMSRSEENGWVDCIDLFQSEVRFFGDKLTENGERLKVPHMGWNEVHQTMDHPLWHDIPDGDRFYFVHSYYAEAAGNPDIAGRTHYGVDLAAAVARDNIFAVQFHPEKSARAGLQLLKNFTNWTGTC, from the coding sequence ATGAAAACCGTTGCCATTATCGACTACGGCATGGGTAACCTTCATTCCGTCAGCAAGGCGGTTGAGCACGTAGCGCCGGGTACCCGCGTGCTGGTCACTGACAACGCTGAGCAGATCCGCAGCGCAGACCGGGTAATCCTGCCGGGCGTGGGCGCCATCCGCGACTGCATGGCGGAAATCCGTCGCCTGGGTATTGATGAGCTGGTACGGGAAGTGTCCGTTGACCGGCCGTTGCTTGGTATCTGTGTCGGCATGCAGGCCCTGATGTCCCGCAGCGAAGAAAACGGCTGGGTGGATTGCATTGACCTGTTCCAGTCAGAAGTTCGCTTCTTCGGCGATAAACTCACCGAAAACGGCGAGCGCCTGAAGGTGCCCCACATGGGCTGGAACGAAGTTCACCAGACCATGGACCACCCGCTCTGGCACGATATCCCCGACGGCGACCGCTTCTACTTCGTGCACAGCTACTACGCCGAAGCAGCCGGTAACCCGGATATCGCCGGCCGCACCCATTACGGCGTCGACCTGGCGGCAGCGGTGGCAAGAGACAACATCTTTGCAGTGCAGTTTCACCCGGAGAAAAGCGCAAGGGCGGGACTGCAATTACTGAAAAACTTCACGAACTGGACTGGAACATGCTGA
- the hisF gene encoding imidazole glycerol phosphate synthase subunit HisF codes for MALAKRIIPCLDVDKGRVVKGVNFVDIRDAGDPVEVARKYNEQGADEITFLDITASHESRDTTYETVERMAAEVFIPLTVGGGVRTVEDIRKLLNAGADKVSINTAAVFNPEFVREAADRFGSQCIVVAIDAKRVSGEGEEPRWEIFTHGGRKPTGLDAVEWARKMTAMGAGELLLTSMDRDGTKVGFDLGLTRAISDAVSVPVIASGGVGELQHLADGVTEGRADAVLAASIFHFGQHTIPEAKAFMKAQGIEVRE; via the coding sequence ATGGCTCTGGCAAAACGCATCATTCCCTGCCTCGACGTCGACAAAGGCCGCGTTGTAAAAGGCGTGAACTTTGTCGATATCCGCGACGCCGGTGACCCGGTGGAAGTGGCCCGCAAATACAACGAGCAGGGCGCCGACGAAATCACCTTCCTGGACATTACTGCCAGCCACGAAAGCCGCGATACCACCTATGAAACCGTGGAGCGCATGGCTGCCGAAGTGTTCATTCCGCTGACGGTTGGTGGCGGTGTGCGCACCGTGGAAGATATCCGCAAGCTCCTGAACGCAGGGGCAGACAAGGTGTCGATCAACACCGCTGCAGTATTCAACCCGGAATTTGTCCGCGAAGCCGCCGACCGCTTCGGCAGCCAGTGCATTGTGGTGGCGATTGATGCCAAGCGTGTCAGTGGTGAAGGCGAAGAGCCGCGTTGGGAGATCTTTACCCACGGTGGCCGCAAGCCTACAGGCCTTGATGCCGTGGAGTGGGCGCGCAAGATGACGGCCATGGGTGCCGGCGAGCTGCTGCTGACCAGTATGGACCGGGACGGCACCAAGGTTGGCTTTGATCTGGGGCTGACGCGGGCGATAAGCGATGCAGTGTCGGTGCCGGTGATTGCGTCAGGTGGTGTTGGCGAGCTGCAGCATCTGGCGGACGGAGTGACCGAGGGGCGTGCGGATGCGGTGTTGGCGGCGTCTATTTTTCACTTCGGGCAACATACGATTCCTGAGGCCAAGGCGTTTATGAAGGCGCAGGGGATTGAGGTTCGGGAGTAG